In Xiphophorus maculatus strain JP 163 A chromosome 2, X_maculatus-5.0-male, whole genome shotgun sequence, one genomic interval encodes:
- the LOC102228652 gene encoding synembryn-A-like, giving the protein MDLRVIIEQMETGEQDKALAVLQSFNKEMSQCFTFNREEGQERKHLGELVLSFLSRELQPSCLLACLETVRILTRDKQCLDPFISRSAMLTLAHYSGIAHLAAPPQGPLEESKVGVVEKDGKEEAADSSAMVKESSPPSENPDQEVIIEALKSICNILFHSQTAQVIAADLHFIDGVAERLKQCNHPTWNPEVRFFDLRLTFLLTALRVDVRAQLAQELHGIKLLGNQLEATLCLCWPEPLVTARAGYEGFPPEELPPLSRQQAELAMEILKILFNITFNTNRRKVDEEEAVEYRHLGALLRHCLMSRADGEERTEEFHSHTVNLLGNLPLPCLDVLLLPKVENGSIEYMGVNMDAVNMLLEFMEKKLDRGHKLKEALLPSLNLLTESSRIHRETRKFLRSKVLPPLRDVKNRPEVGSALRNKLVRLMTHIDTDVKDCAAEFLFVLCKESVSRFIKYTGYGNAAGLLAARGLLRGGRDSGIYSEDEDSETEEYREAKPHINLITGVVEEEQPNPMEGMTDEQKEYEAMKLVNMFDRLSRINLIQPMQLNSDGKMTEMTTEDLNKLATNPLLQSQEPSDPDSEDET; this is encoded by the exons ATGGATTTACGTGTTATTATAGAGCAAATGGAGACCGGAGAGCAAGACAAGGCGCTGGCGGTGTTACAGAGCTTCAATAAAGAG atgAGCCAGTGCTTCACATTCAACAGAGAAGAAGGTCAGGAGAGAAAG CATTTGGGGGAGCTGGTGCTCAGTTTCCTGAGCAGGGAGTTGCAACCATCCTGTCTGCTGGCATGTTTAGAGACGGTTCGAATCTTGACCAGAGACAAACAATGTTTGGATCCATTCATCAGCCGCTCAGCTATGCTCACACTTGCCCACTATTCTGGTATTGCCCATCTTGCTGCACCTCCCCAAGGCCCATTGGAGGAGAGCAAAG tgGGTGTTGTGGAGAAGGATGGGAAAGAGGAAGCAGCGGACTCCAGTGCAATGGTAAAGGAATCCTCCCCTCCTTCAGAAAACCCTGATCAAGAAGTGATTATAGAGGCTCTCAAGTCCATCTGTAACATCCTGTTCCACAGTCAGACAGCACAG GTCATAGCAGCTGATCTGCACTTTATTGATGGTGTAGCAGAGAGACTGAAGCAATGTAATCATCCCACCTGGAACCCTGAG GTCCGTTTCTTTGACCTGCGACTGACCTTCCTGCTGACTGCCCTGAGGGTGGATGTCAGGGCACAGCTGGCCCAGGAGCTCCATGGAATCAAACTCCTAG GCAACCAGTTGGAAGCAACTCTTTGTCTGTGTTGGCCAGAGCCGCTGGTGACAGCCAGAGCGGGGTATGAAGGTTTTCCACCCGAGGAACTTCCCCCACTGAGCAGGCAGCAGGCAGAGTTAGCTATGGAAATactgaaaatacttttcaaTATCACATTTAACACAAACCGACGCAAGGTCGACGAG gaAGAGGCAGTAGAGTACAGACACTTGGGTGCTCTCCTGAGACACTGTTTGATGAGCCGAGCAGACGGAGAGGAGCGGACTGAGGAGTTCCACAG CCATACTGTGAATTTACTGGGGAATCTCCCGCTGCCTTGTTTGGATGTGCTGTTATTGCCCAAGGTGGAAAATGGCTCGATTGAGTACATGGGGGTCAACATGGATGCTGTGAACATGCTGCTGGAATTCATGGAGAAAAAACTTGATCGT GGCCATAAGCTGAAAGAGGCTCTTCTCCCATCTCTAAACTTACTGACTGAGAGTTCCCGCATCCACCGAGAGACCAGGAAATTCCTCAGGTCAAAA GTGCTGCCCCCTCTTCGCGATGTGAAAAACAGGCCAGAAGTCGGCAGTGCTCTCAGGAACAAATTAGTCCGTCTCATGACACACATCGACACCGATGTCAAGGACTGTGCTGCTGAATTCCTCTTTGTGCTCTGCAAAGAAAGTG TTTCAAGGTTCATCAAGTACACTGGATACGGTAACGCTGCAGGTCTGCTGGCTGCCAGGGGCCTGCTCAGAGGGGGCCGAGACTCTGGGATCTACTCTGAAGATGAAGACTCAGAGACTGAAGAGTACAGAGAGGCAAAGCCACA TATAAACCTGATCACAGGAGTTGTTGAAGAGGAGCAGCCCAACCCAATGGAGGGAATGACAGATGAGCAGAAGGAGTATGAGGCCATGAAGCTGGTCAACATGTTTGACAGACTGTCAAG GATCAATTTGATCCAGCCCATGCAGCTTAATTCGGATGGGAAGATGACAGAGATGACCACAGAGGATCTGAATAAACTGGCCACCAATCCGTTGCTCCAGTCACAAGAGCCATCTGATCCAGACAGCGAGGATGAAACCTAG